The following are from one region of the Paenibacillus sp. JZ16 genome:
- the rplQ gene encoding 50S ribosomal protein L17: MAYQKLGRDSSARKALFRDLVTDLFLYERIQTTEAKAKEVRSIAEKLITKAKKGDLHARRQVAAFVRRETVDGEQDAIQKLFSEIAPRYVERPGGYTRILKLGPRRGDAAPMVYLELVDRA, from the coding sequence ATGGCATACCAAAAGTTGGGCCGCGATTCCAGTGCGCGTAAAGCGTTGTTCCGTGACCTGGTAACCGACCTTTTCTTATATGAGCGCATTCAAACGACTGAAGCCAAAGCGAAAGAAGTTCGTTCGATCGCTGAGAAGTTGATCACAAAAGCAAAAAAAGGTGATCTTCACGCTCGTCGTCAAGTAGCTGCATTCGTGCGTCGTGAAACAGTAGACGGTGAACAAGATGCAATCCAAAAATTGTTCTCCGAAATCGCTCCTCGCTACGTAGAGCGTCCAGGCGGATACACTCGTATCCTGAAACTGGGACCTCGTCGTGGTGACGCAGCTCCAATGGTTTACTTGGAACTGGTAGATCGCGCGTAA